CGCTTCTGTGGAAAAGGCTTCCTCCCGGAAGATCTCCTGTATGGTAAAAGAGATATGAATGTCCCTTAAAATCTGCAATTCCCGGATGGTTTGTAAATACTCCGCCTTCCTCAGTCATAAGTACTCCGCCATATTTCCATGGACCTGTTGGAGAATCTGATGTTGAATAAGCCAGATGTTCATTCTGTTTACCAACGCCAAACGCAGCATAAACCATGTAATAGAGGTCATTTCTCTTATAGAACCATGGTCCTTCGCCGTAAGATGTTCCTGTATCATGACTTCCCTTGGCAAAGGCTTCTTCTGTCATAGGAACCTTAACAATTCCAACTTCCTTGTCATAGGTGATCATATTTTCATTGAGAAGTACATATCTAAGTTCAGGATTTCCGAAGTATAGATAGGCCTGTCCATCATCATCTATAAACACTGTAGGATCAATATCGTTCCAGTCTCCTTCATCAACAAGAGGATATCCAAGATCCTTAAATGGGCCTGTAGGGCTGTCTGAAATGCCAACAGCTATTGCCATTCCGCCATTTCTCTTGTGAACAGGGCAGTATAAATAGAACTTACCATTTCTCTCTACAGCCTGTGGAGCCCAGGCTCTTGCATCTGCCCAGCCTATATCATCCAGTGAAAAAATAGCCCCATGATCTGTCCAGTTAACCATATCTTTAGTGGAAAAGCAACGCCAGTCATTCATAGTGTAGAAATCATTTACAAGCTCATCTTCATCATGAGTTGTGTATAAATACAGTGTATCTCCATACACCATAGGTGCAGGGTCTGCTGTGTAAATATCCTTGATGATCGGATTTTTGTGAAATGTCTTTTCTTCTGTCATAGTTTCTGTCATAGTTATCTCCTTAGTTGTCTCTTTTAATCCCTGTACTATCTCATCTGATCTGGTATCAGTATCATTTATCTGTTTGTCAGTTCCGCACCCCATTTGCATTACAATGAGGCAAACAATAATGCTCGTATAAATCCTATGCAAAGCTGAATCCCCTTTGATAAAGCAAATATTATAATAAGTGCAGCAATAGTCATTCCCCAGAACTGAGCAACATTATACTTAAAGCTTTTCCAGCATTTGGATATTCTAAATAATGCAACCAGATAAAATGCCATAAACGGCAACATTACAAAAGAAAAATACGAATAAGAGCAGACAAATAATATAAGCATTCCCACCATTGTTCCGCCCCATAGCTTCATAAGCGAATCCTTAGGATGGGTATCTGTAACTTCTGTAGTCCTCTCAGATATCTCATCTACATCCATGTATATCTTTTTGAAATTTATTGTAAATCTCCCTTCATAATCTTTGATTGCCTGTGCTTCATAGTCCAGGTCTTCTCCCCAGTTCCCCATATTTCAAGCTCCTTCGTTATATGATGTAGGTGTCAAAAGTTTATTTTCACACCATATGATTATACAAATAAAAAAAGCAGTGTACTCCCTAGATATTGGCAATACACTGCTCACTTCATGCGAATTATTTAATTTATGATCATTCTTCGGATGTATCTCCGACAGGCTTACCACCTGTTGCAAGCCACTTAAGGTATGCATTGATGAATGGATCAAGCTCACCATCAAGGACGCCATCTGCATTAGAAGCCTTAAATCCTGTACGAGTATCGTTAACCATAGTATATGGCTGAAGGACATAAGAACGGATCTGGCTGCCCCATGCGTTGTCCATAACCTCACCACGAATGCCGGCAAGTTTGGCAGCCTGCTCTTCCTGCTTCATGATAAAGAGTTTGGCTTTCAGCATCTGCATAGCCTTGTCCTTGTTCTGGAACTGTGAACGCTCATTCTGACAGGCAACAACAACACCTGTAGGAATATGAGTAATACGAACAGCTGATGAAGTCTTGTTGATATGCTGTCCACCGGCACCTGATGAACGATATGTATCAATTCTAAGATCATCAGGATTGATCTCGATATCCAAATCTTCCTCAATATCAGGCATAACATCGCAGGATACAAAGGATGTCTGTCTCTTGGCCTGTGCGTTGAAAGGACTGATACGGACAAGTCTGTGTACGCCGTGCTCTGACTTAAGAAGTCCATAAGCATTAGTTCCGGAAATCTGGAATGTTACTGACTTAATACCAGCTTCATCTCCATCAAGAAGGTCAAGGACTTCTGTAGTAAAGCCCTTTCTCTCAGCCCATCTTGTGTACATTCTGTACAGCATTGAAGCCCAGTCACAAGCCTCAGTTCCGCCTGCACCTGCATTTAGTCTGAGAATTACATCATATTTATCATAAGGCTGATTTAAAAGATTGCTGATACGGATATTTTCAAGCTTCTCTTCAAACTCATCAAGCTCAGATCTGATCTCTGCTGCCATATCATCATCGTCTACACCCTCTGCATTCTGCATATCAATGAGATCAATAATGTCTGTGTACTGGCTATTAAGTCTCTCAATATCAGCCACAAGATCCTGCATGTTCTTAAGATCCTTGGTCTTCTTGTTAGCCTTCTCAGCATTATCCCAGAATCCAGGCTCTTCCATCTCACGAGAAAGCTCTTCGATTATCTTCTTCTTGGTTCCAAGGTCAAGAGAAGCAGTAACCTCATCGAGAGTACCCTTCAGATTCTGAATTTCAACTTTCATTTGATCAAGTATTACCATTTATTTCTAACTCCATTCTATAAAACCTTAGACCCTGCCGTGGCAGTTCTTGTATTTCTTACCACTGCCGCATGGACATGGATCATTTGGATAAACCTTAGCTTCAACTCTCTTAACAGGAGCCTTTGCAACGCTGTCATCCTTATTAGTTCCTGTAACCTTGGCAACCTGCTCACGCTCAACTTTCTCCTCAATGTGAACATGGAAGAGAAGTCTTACTGTATCCTCTCTGATAGCCTTGGTCATATCATCGAACATCTCATATCCGGCAAGCTTATACTCAACTTTTGGATCTCTCTGGCCATAAGCCTGAAGTCCGATACCCTGACGGAGCTGATCCATATCGTCAATGTGATCCATCCACTTTCTGTCGATAACCTTCAGAAGAATAACTCGCTCAATCTCACGAATGGTCTCAGGCTCAGGGAACTCTGCCTCTTTAGCCTCATAGAGCTTAACAGCTTCTTCTTTGAGCTGCTGGGCAAGACCACTCTTAGTCAGATTATCAATACGTCCTCTGTTGATCTTCTTGAGAGGAATTGTAGGCAAAAGAAGCTCATTAAGTTCCTGAAGATTCCAATTATCAGGATCTGACTCCTCACCTACTACTGTCTGAACATCAGCCTCCACTATATCTGTGATCATCTTGTAGATAGAATCGCGAAGTGATTCTCCATCAAGAACCTTCTTACGCTCTGCATAGATGATTTCTCTCTGTTCGTTGTTAACCTGGTCATACTCAAGAAGATTCTTACGTATACCGTAGTTATTAGACTCAATCTTCTTCTGAGCTGATTCAATAGCCTTGGAAAGAGATGAATGCTCAATCTCCTGTCCATCCGGTATCTTGAGTGCGTTAAACATAGATATAAGTCTCTCAGAGCCAAACAAACGCATGAGATTATCCTCAAGTGAAAGATAGAACTTGGATTCACCCGGATCTCCCTGACGACCGGCACGACCACGGAGCTGATTATCAATACGTCTGCTCTCGTGTCTCTCTGTACCAATTATCTTAAGTCCACCGGCTGCTCTTGCTTCCTCATCAAGCTTGATATCAGTACCACGTCCTGCCATGTTGGTAGCTATTGTTACAGCGCCCTTTCTACCAGCCTCAGCAACGATCTCAGCCTCCATCTCATGGAACTTGGCATTAAGTACCTGATGCTGAATGCCACGCTTTTTGAGAAGCTTACTGATTTCCTCAGAAGACTCAATAGTGATAGTTCCGACAAGAACAGGCTGTCCCTTAGCATGAGCTTCTACTACTGCATCACAGATAGCATTAAGTTTCTCTTTTTTGGTCTTATATACAGCGTCCTGATGATCTATTCTGATAACAGGCTCGTTAGTAGGAATCTCGATAACATCAAGTCCGTAAATATCACGGAATTCTCTCTCCTCAGTAAGAGCTGTACCTGTCATACCACACTTCTTCTCAAACTTATTAAAGAAGTTCTGGAAAGTAATAGTAGCAAGAGTCTTGGACTCTCTCTTAACCTTAACATGCTCCTTGGCTTCAATAGCCTGGTGAAGACCGTCTGAATAGCGACGTCCCGGCATTACACGTCCTGTAAACTCATCAACAATGAGGACTTCGTCATCCTTAACAATATAGTCATGATCCTTCTGCATAAGGTTATTTGCACGAAGAGCAAGGATGATGTTGTGCTGGATCTCAAGGTTCTCAGGATCAGCAAGGTTTTCTATACGGAAGAATCTCTCAACCTTGGCAACACCCTGTGCTGTAAGGTTTACGATCTTATCCTTTTCATTAACGATGAAATCACCTGTCTCTTCTCTCTCGATACCCATGATGGCATCCATCTTGGTCAGGTCTTCCATATCCTCACCACGAGTCATCTGCTTGGCAAGAACATCACATGCCTCATAGAGCTTGGTAGACTTGTCGCTCTGACCGGAAATAATAAGAGGAGTTCTGGCTTCATCAATAAGAATAGAGTCGATCTCATCGATGATCGCATAGTTGAGTCCACGAAGAACACACTGTTCCTTGTAGATTGCCATGTTATCACGAAGATAATCAAATCCCAGCTCATTATTGGTTACATATGTAATATCGCAGTTGTATGCCGCTCTTCTCTCTTCAGAAGTCATACTGTTGAGAACTACACCAACTGTTAGACCAAGGAACTCATGAATCTTACCCATCCACTCAGCATCACGCTTAGCAAGGTAATCGTTAACTGTTACTACATGAACACCCTTGCCAGCAAGAGCATCAAGATAGGAAGGAAGTGTAGCTACAAGAGTCTTACCTTCACCGGTTCTCATCTCCGCAATTCGTCCCTGATGAAGAATAACACCACCAATAAGCTGTACTCTGAAGTGTTCCATTCCAAGAACTCTCTTACCTGCCTCACGAACTACTGCATATGCCTCAGGCATGATATCATCGAGGGTCTGGCCATCTGCAAGCCTCTTCTTGAACTCCTCGGTCTTGCCGCGAAGCTCCTCATCTGAAAGTGCATGCATCTGTGGCTGCATAGCCTCAATAGCATCAACAGTACTGCGGATGCGCTTAAGTTCTCTCTCACTGTGTGTTCCTATAATCTTGTCAATAATACTCATAATAATTCTCCCAATGCATAAGGATTTGGCCTGTTATTATATGCTGAAAAGGGCATAGTAATCCCCATATAATTGCAAAAGTCCATTGCACATTGTAGCAGATTTACGCCAACTATTCAACCATATCAAAACCCCCGATTTCAGCTAACATGAAATCGAGGGTTTTGTGATTTTTATTCTGTTATGAATTAGTACTGCTGAGCCTTCTCTTCACCGTTAAGTACGCGGATAGCTCCCTGAGCAAGAGCAAGAAGCTCATCTTCTCCAGGATAAACAGTAACAGGGCATATCCAGTCAACACGCTCCTTGATAGCGTCTGTAATAACCTGACCGTAAGCAATACCACCTGTAAGGATGATCTGATCAACCTTACCCTTAAGAACTGTAGCGCAAGCGCCTATATTCTTGCAGATCTGGTAAATGAAAGCGTCACGAACAAGGATAGCCTTCTCGTTGCCCTCATCACACATCTTGTTTACTTCTCTCATATCGTTGGTTCCAAGGTATGCATTAAGTCCGCCATAACCAACAATCTTCTTTTTCATCTCATCATATGTGTACTTGCCTGAGAAGCACATATCAACAAGAGCCTTGGCAGGAATACCATTTGCTCTCTCCGGTGAGAATGCGCCGTCACCATTAAGTGCTGCATATACATCAACCATCTTGCCGTTCTTGTGAACACCTGTTGAAGTACCACCGCCCATATGAACAACGATCACGCTGATCTCGTCATATTTTTTGCCGATTTCCTTGGCATATCTGCGGGCAACTGCCTTCTGGTTAAGAGGGTGGTCAATTGAAACTCTCTCAATCTCAGGAACACCTGAAATACGAGCTACCGGCTCCATCTCATCAACTACTACAGGATCTACGATGTATGAAGGAACTCCGATCTCATCACCGATCTCTCTTGCAAGAATACCACCAAGGTTAGATGCATGCTGTCCCTGAACGCCTTTTCTAAGATCTTCAAGAAGTGCGTCTGTACACTCGTAAGTGCCACCTGGAATAGGACGAAGAAGGCCGCCTCTTCCTACGATTACGTTAAAAGACTTAATGTCGATGTTCTCTTTTTTGAGGAAATCAAGAATGATGTTCTTGCGGAAATCCTTCTGATCAATGATTGATGCATAGGATTCTATCTCCTCTGTACTGTGTCTTAAAGTTTCCTCTTTAACAAGAGTCTCGTCCTCGAAGATACCAACCTTTGTAGATGTAGAACCTGGATTAATGATCAAACTCTTTATCATGACTAATCTCCTTTTCCTAATTACAGAATTCCCTTCTTCTTGTCCTCTGCAACAACTGCTGCAAGAGCGATAGAATTAACCTTAACCTCAACTGAGTCTGATCTTGATGTCAGAATAACCGGTGCCTTGGTTCCTGTAAGTATGTTACCATTCTTGACTGTAGCAAGTCTTACGATTGTCTTGTATGTAAGATTTCCTGCGTGGATGTCAGGGAACAGAAGAATATCTGCATCACCAACGATCTTACGATCAAGAGCGCCTGCCTTATGCTTGGCTGCCTCAGGATCAATTGCAAGGTCCATGGAAAGAGGTCCGTCAACGATACAATTCTTGATCTCGCCCTCTTCACACATTCTTGTAAGCTCTGCTGCCTCAACAGTAACAGGCATCTTAGGGTTAACAACTTCTACTGCAGCAAGAGGAGCTACCTTAGGGCACTCAACGCCACAAGCTCTTGCTACTTCTACTGTATATTCAATAATAACTTTCTTGTCCTCAAGTGTTGGGTATGGCATGAAAGCAACGTCTGTAAGGAATAAGAGACGATCAATGCCAGGAATCTCAAATACACAAACGTGTGAAAGCGGACGACCTGTACGAAGTCCAACCTCTTTATCAAGAACGCTCTTAAGGAAATCTTTGGATTCAAGAGCACCCTTCATGTAGATATCAGCCTTGCCATCATGTACAAGTGAAACTGCTGTACGTGCAGCCTCGATAGTATCCTTAACATCAATGATCTCGTAATCAGCAAGGTCCATTCCAACCTCTTTAGCCTTCTCCTCGATCTGCTCCTTGTCACCAACAAGGATAGAATCAACGATTCCTCTCTCCTTGGCAACCTTAACTGCCTCAAGTACGTGTGTATCCTGAGCTACAGCTACTGACATCTTCTTGGTATCAGCAGTCTTGAGCTTGGCCAGGATATCGTCAAAGTTCTTACTCATATTATAAAACCTCCATTTTGCGTTATTAGTCCAACGAACTCGCCATATGACAAAATTTTAACACTCGCCATTATTTATTTCAATGCCTTTGTACATCTTTAGGTAAATTTAATTTTTACTTCTGCCATGTAGCCATGCTATAATTCGTTTGGTTATAGCTTTTAATTAATTGCCGTTTTATCTTTGGGGAGAGGTTACACCGGCAATGCCACAACGCTATATATTCGGGGGGAAGGTATGAAAAAAAATGGTATTAATCTCGAGCTCGTCAAAAAAGAAAACCGTTCGCTTATTCTAAAATGCATAAACGAAAACGGTCCTATGTCTCGCAAGGATATCGCTGATCTGACGCATCTTACAGCAGCTTCAGTCACACAGATAACAACTAAACTGATTGACGAAAACATCTTAACAGAACTAGGTTCTGTTTCCGAAAGCACTGGACTTAAGGGGCGAAAAAAAGTTCTTCTTGATATAGACCATGACAAAAAGATAATCTGTGCGATCAACATAGATACGCAAAAAACCACAATCGCCATATGTAATCTCAATGGTGAGCTCGTCACTGATTCACACAATAATCCCAGTATCAGAGAATTTAAAACCCAGAGTAAATTAAAGCCACAGCTTTTTTTACATGATATCTGTCAGGAAACTCTCGGACTTTTCCAGAGCCTTTCATCAGCCTGCAGAAAAAAACTCAGCTGCATAAGCGTAAGTACGCCTGGAATCATAGACAAGAAAAGCGGCACAGCGCAGAATTCCTATGGTCTCTGGGATCAGCCTGTCCCGGTCAAGGACATTCTGTCTGATGAGCTCCATCTGAATGTTCCTATTCTGGTTTCCAACAGCGTAAATGCTTTTGCCACAGCAGAAATACTGTTTGGCGCAGGTAAACAGTACGATAGCCTTCTTGTTATAAAATGGGGCCCTGAGCTTGAAAGTACTATCGTCGTAGACTCTATTGTCTATGAAGGAAGACACGGCAAAACAGCAGAGCTCGGTCATTTTATAGTAGAAAAAGACGGTCCTCTCTGCAGCTGTGGAAGGAAGGGGTGCCTTAAATCTTATGTTTCTTCATCTTACCTTGCAGATATTTTGAAAATATCAGATTTCCGTTCGGAGGACTTTGGCGCCTGTTATAAAAAAGCTGATATCAGTTCCCAAAAGCGCCTTGATCAGATCATGGATTACTTTGCCGGAAGCATAGTAAATGCATGCACTATCATAGTCCCTGACAGGATCGTACTTGCAGGAAGTCTTTTTAAAGACCGATTTATCCGTGACAAACTGATAGATGCATGCAAGTCTTATGATCCTGCTTATGATAATAACAGACTGATCTATTCTGCTATCGCAGGCCGGGAGTCATACATCGGTCCTGCGGCAGTTTATATAGCATCTGCACTTTTTTGATCTTCTCCTGTATCACCCCTGTAAAAAAGAAACTTAACTAAAATATGTGAACTAAAATTCGTCTATTGCCTCCTTTAAACTAGATTTGTATTGTGGAGTATTCCTAAATTTAAAGGAGGTATTTAGGTATGAAAAAGAGAAATTTGAAGGGGCGTCTTGCCATAGCAGTGGCATTTGCCCTCTCGTTGTCGTCTGTCTCGGCAACAAGTCTGCAGGTTATGGCAGCCATGGGACCTGTCAACGAAAGCCTCTCTCTCCCTTTTGGGCAGGTAGCCGCTTACGACGAAAATCAGGGAATTGGTTTTGTCTGGGGCGCAGCAGGTTATGATAAGTACACTGTTACTATCTCCTGCGCATCTAACGGTTATGAAAAAGTCTATACCGATCAGGAACTTGGATATCATTGGTATCCCGACGAGTATGCGGACGGAGTCTATCTGATCGAGCTTCAGGGCCAGGTTGGTGACGAACTCACAGGTGCAGTTACTGCAACTGTTACTATTGGTGAACCGTCAGAAGAACCAAATCCGGAATATCCGGATCCCGAAACACCTACTCCCGAAAACCCTGGTCCCGACACTCCAGGCACAGAAACACCTGATACCCCTGGAAGCGGTGATGGTAACGAGACCCCAGACGATAATAACGAAAATGAGCAGGTACAGCTTAAAGAAGGCGCTATCAGCCTTGCTGATGCCGAAAGTGAACTGTACGTTGGAAGTGACTGGGCAGGAGTAAATGCAACTATCAAAGAAACAGGTACAAAAGCCCTTATCACTGCAGGCAGCTATGGCTGGAATGGCGAGTGGGGACTTCAGTATATCATCAAAAACCTTGGACTATCTGTAGGAGAAACCTACACTTTATCCGCTGATCTCACATCTTCAATCGACAAAAAAGCTCTTATTAAGCTTGATGATTCCGGACAGGTTTATGAATTTATCGATCTTAAAGCCGGAAAGACTTATGAATATTCAGCTACTGCAACAATGAACGAGCTTTCAAACAACACTCTTTATATTGCTCTTGGACAGATGCAGGGAGAGCCTGCAAATCTATCAGGTGATCTTACAATCGAAAACCTCAGAATCTGTGATTCAGGCGGCAATTACATAACATTATCAGGCGGTACTGCCAACGGCTCAAAAGGTCTTGAATATGACTTTGCAGCTGATGATAACGACCTTTATGACTATGCAGACCCAGGTGCATACAAGGAAGGCTATGACCTCATCTGGGCAGATGAATTTGATGGCAACTATGGCTCATCAAATGTAGATGGCAATACAGGTCTTAACCTTGATAACTGGGGATATCAGCTGGGCGACGGAACTACTGACTGCGGCAATTACGGCTGGGGTAACAACGAGCTTGAATGCTACACAAGTGATGCCAAAAATATCTCTGTAAACGAGGACCTTGACGGAGACGGAAATCCTGACGGACTTCTTCGTATTACTGCTTCCTATGAAGAAAACGGATATAATTACGCATCTGAGAGCAGAAAGAACTACACTTCTGCAAGAATCCGTACAACAACAGCGACTAAAGAGCTCTTTAACAGTACCTATGGCTACATAGAAGGAAGAATATCCCTTCCTCAGAGTAAGGGGGCATGGCCTGCTTTCTGGATGCTTCCTCAGAGCACATCTATATACGGAGGATGGCCTGTATCCGGAGAAATTGACATTCTCGAAACAACAGGTACAAAAACCAATGAGGCTTGTTCAACACTCCACTGGGGCGTTCCGAGCCATGTATACAAGGGAAGCGGATATACAGCCCTCGACTCAGACATCAGATATTTCCATACCTATGCTGTTGACTGGGAACCAGGCAAGATGACCTTCTACTATGATGGAAAAGAAATCTATTCATCCACCAACTGGTCAAGTGCTATTTCCGGTGCTTCTGATTCACTGGGCTTTGATGCTCCATTTGATGCACCATTTTACATGATACTAAACCTTGCTGTAGACAGCGGTCAGTTCGGTGGTTCTGCTAACAAGGCAGATTTCCAGGATGATATCAACATGTACGTTGACTATATCCGCTGCTTCCAGAAATCAGACGGATACCCTGACAGCGCATCAAGATCTGCTGATGGTGGTGTCCATGATGACTGGGCAAATTACCAGGGTATAAACCAGATAGCTGATATTTCATCTGAAAACCTTGATGTCACAGGTGGTGGTCACGATGACTCACAGGCAATCGGATCCGGAAAATGGTTCCTTTCAAATCAGTCAGATGCAAGCGCAAATGCAGAAACAGTTGTAGATGAAAACGGAACAACCTGGGCTAAAGTTAACGTAACCGGTCAGGGCAGCCAGGACTATGGCGTTCAGCTCATCGGCCATTACAATGCCAAGGCAGGCTATGTATACAAAGTATCCTATGACACTTATGCAGAGGGTTCTCTTGTAGGTAAACAGGTAAACTGCGATTCCAAAGAATATGCCGGCTGGAGCACCTACGGAATCCAGGCATTTAGCCTTACTGATGCACCTGCTCACAACTCTTTCCTTTTTGCACAGTCAGAAGATTTCGACAACTGCAGAATAGAGTTCAATATTGGTGGTCAGGGAACAGGAACTGTATATATTTCGAATGTCAAAGTCGAAATTGTTGATCCTTCCGCACTTGGAACAATTGATCAAAGTGGTGTTCACGGCGTTCTTGCAGACGGAAACATGATATTCAACGGAACTTTCGATCAGGGGAACGGCCATACCGGATATTGGTCAGCAGCAAACGGAACTACTCTCCTTGTTCCAAGATATACTCTCTCAGCTCTAAGAGACAATGACGTAAGAGTTAAAGACATTGCTTCCATGAGTAACTATGAGAACATTCCCGACGGAATCAAGTATTACGAGAGAAGAGGTCAGGTTTCCGCTGACGCATCAGCTTCAGCAACTATATACCAGAGCGGTATTAAAATGACTGCTGACACCTACAATCTCTCTTTTGACCTGTATTCAGATTCAGAATCAGCTGTAAGAGCTTCTCTCCACGAAGTTACTACAAATGAGAATGGAGATCAGGTATTAGGAAAAGAGCTTGGAAACGCCAAAGCTTCATACAAGGACCTTGGAAATGTAAAGAGATATACTCTTAGCATCACAACTACTGAAGACGTTGCAAACGGCGCTGTTGTCCTTTCTTTTGCCAAGGGTACAAGTGTACAGATTGATAATGTAACAATGCACGGCGACAATCAGGCATCCGTAGTTGATGAAAATCCTGTTGATGATGACACAACATGGACAGGTGACAGCGGTGCAGGTTCAGGTATTACAATAGACGTAGATGAGAACAATGTTCACAGCATGCACGGTATTGCAAGCGGCTCCACATGGTATTCACCTCAGATAGGAAGCAGCAACTTCTCTGTTCTTGCTGGTCTTAAATATAAGCTTTCTTTTGACTACAAGATAACAGGAAACAGCAATGGAACATTTAAGTACATTGTTCAGGAAAACGGTGGAAGCTGGACAGTTGTTCAGGATGTTGTTCAGGTTGATTCCAAGGAAATGACTGCAGGGGAAGATGGTTTCTACACCTACGAGACAGTCCTTACAGCAGGCGCATCCATGGATGACTGCCACATTGACTTTGGTTTTGGTGACAGTGCAGCTAGCGGTGATATGAGTTTCTACTTCAGAAACGTGTCCATGACACTTGTAAAAGAAACATCTGAGTCAGGCGGCTCCGATAACGAAGAAGATATCGATGACGGTATATTTAATCCTGCTCCAACAGAGCCTGATGCCCCAACCGAGCCAGAAACTCCGGAAACACCTGATACTCCTGATAAGCCGGAAGTACCTACAGGATGTTTTAAGACGAGATGGGGAATAACCTATTATATCCTTAGTGATGGCAGCAAATACAAGGGAATGCTCACTCTTGGTGATCACACCTACTACTTTGGATCAAGCGGAGCCATGGTAAGAGCATCCTTTGTAACTACCAAAAAGGGAACCTACTATTTTGATATAAACGGTCACATGGTTACAGGTTTTAAGTCACTTCTCCTGCTCGAGTATTACTTTAACGAAGATGGTATTCAGCAGTTCAACACTCTGATTGAAGATGGTGGATATACCTACTATGTAAATAAGCTTGGACTTGTTGTAAAGAGCAGCTTTGTAGAGCTTCCGGATGGAATTCACTATTTTAACATCCAGGGCCATATGCTCAAAAACACATCCATCAGATTGTTGTTCAAAAAGTATACTTTTAATAAAAACGGTGTTCTTATCAAATGATAAAAAGTAAAAGCTTACCTTGCTGTAAACGAATAAGCTGTTTCTGACAAAGAATAGCTCAAAAAAGGGCGTCGCCCTGATGAATGATAAATCATCAGGTGCGATGCCCTTTTTAATCTGGTTATAAATAATTAAAAGCCTTCCATTCTGCGCTGTTTACGAAGTTCTCTTCTCTTAATGGCGCCTTCCCACTCCGCCTTCTCACTCTCTGTACGAACATTAAGTCCGTAAGGAACTATTGCAGGTGTTCCGTCATCATCAATGCAAACTTCTGTGAGATATGCCCTGTTCAGAACGTGTCTCATACCTGTTCTGACATCCTCAACATAAGTATCTACTCTAACCTCCATAGAAGTTTTTCCAACATATGTAATTTTTCCGATCATGACAAGCACATCACCAAGGACTGCTCCCTGTTTGAACTGCATGTTATCGATTGCTGCAGTTGCAATAGGATTTCCGGAATGTCTGATGGCAACTGTTCCTGCCACCTCGTCTATCCATTCCATAAGCCTTCCGCCAAACAGTCTGTTCTCCGCGTTTATGTCATCATATTTGACAACCTTGGTCCATTCTGTGATGGAGTCCTCAACATTCTTTTTGGCAATCTGTTTATCTACATGAAATACCTTGCCCATCCCCATACCTCCTAAATAGTATTGGCACGATCACTATGTGATCCTGCCCTTTCGGTCGGAAT
The sequence above is a segment of the Butyrivibrio proteoclasticus B316 genome. Coding sequences within it:
- a CDS encoding glycoside hydrolase family 43 protein, producing the protein MGCGTDKQINDTDTRSDEIVQGLKETTKEITMTETMTEEKTFHKNPIIKDIYTADPAPMVYGDTLYLYTTHDEDELVNDFYTMNDWRCFSTKDMVNWTDHGAIFSLDDIGWADARAWAPQAVERNGKFYLYCPVHKRNGGMAIAVGISDSPTGPFKDLGYPLVDEGDWNDIDPTVFIDDDGQAYLYFGNPELRYVLLNENMITYDKEVGIVKVPMTEEAFAKGSHDTGTSYGEGPWFYKRNDLYYMVYAAFGVGKQNEHLAYSTSDSPTGPWKYGGVLMTEEGGVFTNHPGIADFKGHSYLFYHTGDLPGGSLFHRSVCVAEFTYNEDGTINPIPKCDGVEKIN
- the prfB gene encoding peptide chain release factor 2: MVILDQMKVEIQNLKGTLDEVTASLDLGTKKKIIEELSREMEEPGFWDNAEKANKKTKDLKNMQDLVADIERLNSQYTDIIDLIDMQNAEGVDDDDMAAEIRSELDEFEEKLENIRISNLLNQPYDKYDVILRLNAGAGGTEACDWASMLYRMYTRWAERKGFTTEVLDLLDGDEAGIKSVTFQISGTNAYGLLKSEHGVHRLVRISPFNAQAKRQTSFVSCDVMPDIEEDLDIEINPDDLRIDTYRSSGAGGQHINKTSSAVRITHIPTGVVVACQNERSQFQNKDKAMQMLKAKLFIMKQEEQAAKLAGIRGEVMDNAWGSQIRSYVLQPYTMVNDTRTGFKASNADGVLDGELDPFINAYLKWLATGGKPVGDTSEE
- the secA gene encoding preprotein translocase subunit SecA yields the protein MSIIDKIIGTHSERELKRIRSTVDAIEAMQPQMHALSDEELRGKTEEFKKRLADGQTLDDIMPEAYAVVREAGKRVLGMEHFRVQLIGGVILHQGRIAEMRTGEGKTLVATLPSYLDALAGKGVHVVTVNDYLAKRDAEWMGKIHEFLGLTVGVVLNSMTSEERRAAYNCDITYVTNNELGFDYLRDNMAIYKEQCVLRGLNYAIIDEIDSILIDEARTPLIISGQSDKSTKLYEACDVLAKQMTRGEDMEDLTKMDAIMGIEREETGDFIVNEKDKIVNLTAQGVAKVERFFRIENLADPENLEIQHNIILALRANNLMQKDHDYIVKDDEVLIVDEFTGRVMPGRRYSDGLHQAIEAKEHVKVKRESKTLATITFQNFFNKFEKKCGMTGTALTEEREFRDIYGLDVIEIPTNEPVIRIDHQDAVYKTKKEKLNAICDAVVEAHAKGQPVLVGTITIESSEEISKLLKKRGIQHQVLNAKFHEMEAEIVAEAGRKGAVTIATNMAGRGTDIKLDEEARAAGGLKIIGTERHESRRIDNQLRGRAGRQGDPGESKFYLSLEDNLMRLFGSERLISMFNALKIPDGQEIEHSSLSKAIESAQKKIESNNYGIRKNLLEYDQVNNEQREIIYAERKKVLDGESLRDSIYKMITDIVEADVQTVVGEESDPDNWNLQELNELLLPTIPLKKINRGRIDNLTKSGLAQQLKEEAVKLYEAKEAEFPEPETIREIERVILLKVIDRKWMDHIDDMDQLRQGIGLQAYGQRDPKVEYKLAGYEMFDDMTKAIREDTVRLLFHVHIEEKVEREQVAKVTGTNKDDSVAKAPVKRVEAKVYPNDPCPCGSGKKYKNCHGRV
- the buk gene encoding butyrate kinase, which codes for MIKSLIINPGSTSTKVGIFEDETLVKEETLRHSTEEIESYASIIDQKDFRKNIILDFLKKENIDIKSFNVIVGRGGLLRPIPGGTYECTDALLEDLRKGVQGQHASNLGGILAREIGDEIGVPSYIVDPVVVDEMEPVARISGVPEIERVSIDHPLNQKAVARRYAKEIGKKYDEISVIVVHMGGGTSTGVHKNGKMVDVYAALNGDGAFSPERANGIPAKALVDMCFSGKYTYDEMKKKIVGYGGLNAYLGTNDMREVNKMCDEGNEKAILVRDAFIYQICKNIGACATVLKGKVDQIILTGGIAYGQVITDAIKERVDWICPVTVYPGEDELLALAQGAIRVLNGEEKAQQY